In Rhinopithecus roxellana isolate Shanxi Qingling chromosome 16, ASM756505v1, whole genome shotgun sequence, a single genomic region encodes these proteins:
- the SLC44A1 gene encoding choline transporter-like protein 1 isoform X4 — MNGSALCSYNLKPSEYTTSSKSSVLCPKLPVPASAPIPFFHRCAPVNISCYAKFAEALITFVSDNSVLHRLISGVMTSKEIILGLCLLSLVLSMILMVIIRYISRVLVWILTILVILGSLGGTGVLWWLYAKQRRSPKETITPEQLQIAEDNLRALLIYAISATVFTVILFLIMLVMRKRVALTIALFHVAGKVFIHLPLLVFQPFWTFFALVLFWVYWIMTLLFLGTTGSPVQNEQGFVEFKISGPLQYMWWYHVVGLIWISEFILACQQMTVAGAVVTYYFTRDKRNLPFTPILASVNRLIRYHLGTVAKGSFIITLVKIPRMILMYIHSQLKGKENACARCVLKSCICCLWCLEKCLNYLNQNAYTATAINSTNFCTSAKDAFVILVENALRVATINTVGDFMLFLGKVLIVCSTGLAGIMLLNYQQDYTVWVLPLIIVCLFAFLVAHCFLSIYEMVVDVLFLCFAIDTKYNDGSPGREFYMDKVLMEFVENSRKAMKEAGKGGVADARELKPMASGASSA; from the exons TGCACCTATTCCATTCTTCCATCGCTGTGCTCCTGTGAACATTTCCTGCTATGCCAAGTTTGCAGAGGCCCTGATCACCTTTGTCAGTGACAATAGTGTCTTACACAGGCTGATTAGTGGAGTAATGACCAGCAAAGAAATTATATTGGGACTTTGCTTGTTATCACTAG TTCTATCCATGATTTTGATGGTGATAATCAGGTATATATCAAGAGTACTTGTGTGGATCTTAACAATTCTGGTCATACTTGGTTCACTTG GAGGCACAGGTGTACTATGGTGGCTGTATGCAAAGCAAAGAAGGTCTCCCAAAGAAACTATTACTCCCGAGCAGCTTCAGATAGCTGAAGACAATCTTCGGGCCCTCCTCATTTATGCCATTTCAGCTACAGTGTTCACA GTGATCTTATTCCTGATAATGTTGGTTATGCGCAAACGTGTTGCTCTTACCATCGCCTTGTTCCACGTAGCTGGCAAGGTCTTCATTCACTTGCCACTGCTAGTCTTCCAACCCTTCTGGACTTTCTTTGCTCTTGTCTTGTTTTGGGTGTACTGGATCATGACACTTCTTTTTCTTGGCACTACCG GCAGTCCTGTTCAGAATGAGCAAGGCTTTGTGGAGTTCAAAATTTCTGGGCCTCTGCAGTACATGTGGTGGTACCATGTGGTGGGCCTGATTTGGATCAGTGAATTTATTCTGGCGTGTCAGCAGATGACAGTGGCAGGAGCTGTGGTAACATACTATTTTACTAG agataaaaGGAATTTGCCATTTACACCTATTTTGGCATCAGTAAATCGCCTTATTCGTTACCACCTTGGTACGGTGGCAAAAGGATCTTTTATTATCACATTAGTCAAAATTCCGCGAATGATCCTTATGTATATTCACAGTCAGCTCAAAGGAAAG GAAAATGCTTGTGCACGATGTGTGCTGAAATCTTGCATTTGTTGCCTTTGGTGTCTTGAAAAGTGcctaaattatttaaatcag AATGCATACACAGCCACAGCTATCAATAGCACCAACTTCTGCACCTCAGCAAAGGATGCCTTTGTCATTCTGGTGGAGAATGCTTTGCGAGTGGCTACCATCAACACAGTGGGAGATTTTATGTTATTCCTAGGCAAG GTGCTGATAGTCTGCAGCACAGGTTTAGCTGGGATTATGCTGCTCAACTACCAGCAGGACTACACAGTATGGGTGCTGCCTCTGATCATCGTCTGCCTCTTTGCTTTCCTAGTCGCTCATTGCTTCCTATCTATTTACGAAATGGTAGTGGATGTATTATTCTTGTGTTTTGCCATTGATACAAAATACAATGATGGGAGCCCTGGCAGAGAATTCTATATGGATAAAGTGCTGATG GAGTTTGTGGAAAACAGTAGGAAAGCAATGAAAGAAGCTGGTAAGGGAGGCGTCGCTGATGCCAGAGAGCTAAAGCCGATG GCTTCGGGAGCAAGTTCTGCTTGA